tgtttgttgttatcgtgttcgtgtcgttatcgtgtcgacacgataacgacccgacacACACGATTTGCCACCTCTAGATTAGAGAGAGTGATGGATGGATCTTGCTAGTATTGAAGATGCTACTATTAAATGCCTAATCTTTAGCAACTGGATTCACAAAGTGTTTTAGATCACTTGggtgaaattatttgtttcaCTTCCTGTTcaacttttattttccttggttttattttcttattattataaaataattatataggTCCGAATATGGTTGATATAGTTtctaagtaattaattttaaatttttttattaatagttGAATATTAGGGTTACTAAATTCAGTAGTatgatgtatttttttatgtttaaactTGTAGTGATAGTTTTAAATGTGATATAGTTTTTATTAGGGTGCAAAAGtgcagaaataaaaaaaaaagtctattAAGTTAAGCCAAGGTCAACTACagtaattcaaatttgatttaagGGTAAATACGTAAAACACCACTAACCATTTCATAGGCACTAGTTTTACCACCCGTGTTATGCACGGGCCAaatgattttcaaaaaataagaaaatataactaaaatgaattaaatcaaattaaaaaatatatagaaaaaatgtaaaaattattGCAAATCAAGAATAGAAACTGTTTAAAGTTTGTATTCATAAGAttttaaagatttaaaaaacataCTTCGACTTCtacatcaacaaaatttatgggcacgaagattaaaaaattgtgttgaaaaataagagggaggaataaagtaggaaagaaattgtgttgaaaaataaGAGGGAGGAATAGCATAGGAAAGATAAATACAGAGTAGAGTAGCTGATGGAATAAACTAATAGTGATTGGATAATATGgtgataattttatacttcatccgtcctataaattttcatatcattttaaatatacatatttttatgggacaaagagaatattataaataaaaatttactctttttctcccataaaaatatatgcacttttcaatctttttttagTACTCTATTTCTTTCGTTGTGACTAAATATAGTCTAATAAGTAggtaataggagtaataattaattagccGTTTTATGCCACTTTGTTTGCAATAAATATAGGCCtacaaatttgttttatttacatttacaAACACTACGTTACAACTTTTTGTAACAAAGCATAGAAGCCATTTTAATAGTAGTGTTTACAAAATAGTagttttctaaatatattaaaatatatcattctaaaattataaattattatgctatatattatactactataaaaaaatataattatttatttcagttattaattcaataaattgacCAGTTTAAGTTTATTGTTTAAAACATAATTGTAAGAAATATAAGATTGAATACCATATAATTCTATTATATATAGGAgaactactttttttatatttcaaactgacttatatttctctattacaaaaaaataaataaatagaaacatcaaaatttcagaaagtgcaaaataaatgaaattaaaaaaagttacgGTTCCAATGGAAAGAAGCACTATTTTTATCCGTTCGGTTTGGCCGATATGCAcatatttgcatttatttcTAGCTTTAAATGTCTATTCGGTGTATCTGATAAGTTCCTGCAAGGCCCGAGTATATTGACAGGCCCACACTGTTCCTTTCTTAAAtgttcaaattcaaatattggTTGGGCGGTGGTATTTGTGATGTCCTCGAAAACAACACCCTAAAATGAGCTGCTAATTTCCCGAAATACCCATCTCACTTTCacattctctctccctctctccacCACATTTTCCTCAATTACAAAATCGAGATCGCCCGAAAATTGAAATCGCCCAACCCTAGCCACCGTCGTCAGCCATGCTCCGGTATCTCTAACCAATCTTCTAAAGGGGACAACTCGTGCACGAGAGAGAGCACGACGTCGGAGGATCTACCCAACCAGATCTGTTTTCGGAGTCGTAACAACAGCTCCCAGCTTCGGGTGAAGGACTTTAGGTGTGGTTTGTATTTTGTAGTGAGTCCAAGTTACGAATTTTCGTAGATGTTTATGCAGCGCAGCAAATGCATGCATGTTTAATGGGTCGGTCCTTTGTGTCGCAGTGAAAGAGATTCGGCTGCGTAAACTACTCAACTTTGACCACATTTACATTTCGTACTACCGACGCGATTCACCAGTATTAACCGGGGTAATTAGCTCAAACTCAAACACTTGCTATGTTTTCCACAAGATTAGTGCGTATTATTGAAATCTTGTTTGAATTACCCCCGAGTACTAAGCTTAAACTCTCTCACCTTCTATGTGTTGTTCTGAGTTTTTGTGGATATGGTGTCCGATGCTTGTTTATTGATTtggtttttaaatttgttcatACTATGTTGTACACTGCCAATGGGTgtcaattttggattatccATCAACATTTTGAGACTTGATCTTGTTTATGTAACAACTGGTTAACGGTTCAAAAACATATGAGCAGCTTGGTTTTTTCTGTGAAAACTTGTACACCTGATTTAGTATAACCTGCATATGCACTTACTTGGTGGAGCATACACTCTATTTTTGTGGATTGGTTAAAGACATCAGGAGGATGAGAACACCATCGGTCAATTATAACCACATACACATGATGCTTGAAGTCATCATGCATGTATATCGGCTTGAGACAACACTACTCGTACAACGTTTCCTAAAGGCTCACACTAAACGAAAGAGACGTAGGATTGTTGAACAAGCTAGGCAATACAGCGTTTTGAATAAGGTTCCCGAGCAGCTACAACGGTTGGACAGGCTTATAAATGTCACGGACACAGATTGCCTTGATAACCTTCGCATGGATCGCAACACTTTTGGAAAGTTGTGTCGCATACTTACGGACCGGGGGGGTTTACACATAGGAAAGTGTCTAGGAATTGAAGAACAAGTTGCGATGTTTCTTGGGGTTCTGGCGCACCACAAAAAAAACCGGATTGTTCGTTTTAATTTCGCTAGGTCTGGATCAACGGTATCCTATTATGTGAACAAAGTTTTAGGTGCTGTTCTGAGTCTTCACGATGTATTATTTGAAAGGCCTACCCCAGTCCCGGACAATTGCATTGACCATAGATGGAAATGGTTCAAGGTTTGTAGTTTTTTTGCCTTTGTTTGGTAGCTGATTGTATACCTATGTTGACTGTGTGTGATGTGTTTTTTTCAATTGCAGGGTTGTTTGGGTGCCTTAGATGGTACTCATGTCAATGTGTTGGTTAGTAACAGCGATAAACCCCGATATCGCACACGAAAAGGGTCCATTGCCACAAACACTTTAGCTGTATGTGATCGAAATATGCAGTTCGTCTACATACTGCCTGGT
The genomic region above belongs to Salvia hispanica cultivar TCC Black 2014 chromosome 3, UniMelb_Shisp_WGS_1.0, whole genome shotgun sequence and contains:
- the LOC125216554 gene encoding uncharacterized protein LOC125216554 isoform X1; translation: MRTPSVNYNHIHMMLEVIMHVYRLETTLLVQRFLKAHTKRKRRRIVEQARQYSVLNKVPEQLQRLDRLINVTDTDCLDNLRMDRNTFGKLCRILTDRGGLHIGKCLGIEEQVAMFLGVLAHHKKNRIVRFNFARSGSTVSYYVNKVLGAVLSLHDVLFERPTPVPDNCIDHRWKWFKGCLGALDGTHVNVLVSNSDKPRYRTRKGSIATNTLAVCDRNMQFVYILPGWEGSAGDSRVLRDALSRTNGFRVPQGCYYLCDSAYANCNGFLTPYKGVRYHLKEWGVGDAAPQDHKELFNMRHSKARNIIERAFAVLKMRWGVLRSASFYPIQTQIRLIMACFLLHNFIRREMRVDPVEAAVDGDGPPVVQGENYAAHNYVDCVETSPEWTALRDAIAMEMWNNR